From the Solanum pennellii chromosome 4, SPENNV200 genome, one window contains:
- the LOC107017981 gene encoding probable beta-D-xylosidase 7 — translation MKLHISTLITTILISLSLVSIVQSTQPPFSCDSSNPQTKSLKFCQTGLPISVRVLDLVSRLTLDEKISQLVNSAPAIPRLGIPAYEWWSESLHGVGSAGKGIFFNGSIAGATSFPQVILTAATFDENLWYRIGQVIGVEARGVYNAGQAIGMTFWAPNINIFRDPRWGRGQETPGEDPIMTGKYAIRYVRGVQGDSFNGGQLKKGHLQASACCKHFTAYDLDQWKNLDRFSFNAVVTPQDMADTFQPPFQDCIQKAQASGIMCSYNSVNGIPSCANYNLLTKTARQQWGFHGYITSDCDAVQVMHDNHRYGNTPEDSTAFALKAGMDIDCGDYLKKYTKSAVMKKKVSQVHIDRALHNLFSIRMRLGLFNGDPRKQLYGNISPSQVCAPQHQQLALEAARNGIVLLKNTGKLLPLSKAKTNSLAVIGHNANNAYILRGNYDGPPCKYIEILKALVGYAKSVQYQQGCNAANCTFANIDQAVNIARNADYVVLVMGLDQTQEREQFDRDDLVLPGQQENLINSVAKAAKKPVILVILSGGPVDISFAKYNPKIGSILWAGYPGEAGGIALAEIIFGEHNPGGKLPVTWYPQAFVKIPMTDMRMRPDPKTGYPGRTYRFYKGPKVYEFGYGLSYTTYSYGFHSATPNTIQLNQLLSVKTVENSDSIRYTSVDEIGSDNCEKAKFSAHVSVENSGEMDGKHPVLLFVKQDKARNGSPIKQLVGFQSVSLKAGENSQLVFEISPCEHLSSANEDGLMMIEEGSRYLVVGDAEHPINIMI, via the exons ATGAAACTTCACATCTCAACTCTCATTACTACTATTCTCATATCTCTATCATTAGTTTCGATTGTTCAATCAACTCAGCCACCTTTCTCTTGCGATTCGTCGAATCCGCAAACCAAATCGTTAAAATTTTGCCAAACAGGACTTCCAATTAGTGTACGTGTACTAGACCTTGTTTCTCGACTCACACTCGATGAGAAAATATCTCAACTAGTTAACTCAGCTCCTGCAATACCCAGACTCGGTATTCCGGCGTATGAGTGGTGGTCGGAATCATTGCACGGCGTTGGTTCTGCCGGAAAAGGTATTTTCTTCAATGGGAGTATTGCCGGAGCCACCAGTTTTCCCCAAGTTATTCTCACTGCTGCTACTTTTGATGAAAATCTATGGTACCGCATTGGTCAG GTGATTGGAGTAGAGGCAAGGGGAGTATACAATGCAGGTCAAGCAATAGGTATGACATTTTGGGcaccaaatataaatatatttagggATCCAAGATGGGGAAGAGGTCAAGAGACACCAGGGGAGGACCCAATAATGACTGGCAAATATGCAATTAGGTATGTTAGAGGTGTACAAGGTGACAGTTTTAATGGTGGACAGCTTAAAAAAGGTCACCTTCAAGCTTCTGCTTGCTGCAAACATTTCACTGCTTATGATTTGGATCAATGGAAAAACTTGGATCGATTTAGCTTCAACGCCGTT GTAACCCCTCAAGATATGGCAGATACATTTCAGCCCCCTTTCCAAGATTGTATACAGAAAGCACAAGCCAGTGGAATTATGTGCTCTTACAACAGTGTTAATGGCATCCCAAGTTGTGCTAATTATAATCTTTTAACTAAAACAGCTCGTCAACAATGGGGTTTTCATGG GTACATTACGTCCGATTGTGACGCAGTTCAAGTCATGCATGATAACCACAGGTATGGAAATACACCAGAAGATTCAACAGCATTTGCACTTAAAGCTG GCATGGATATAGACTGTGGGGATTACTTGAAGAAATACACAAAATCAGCagtaatgaagaaaaaagtatCACAAGTTCATATAGACAGGGCTCTTCACAATCTTTTTTCCATAAGAATGAGGTTAGGATTATTCAATGGGGATCCCAGAAAACAGCTCTATGGAAACATTAGTCCTAGCCAGGTTTGTGCTCCACAACACCAACAACTAGCCCTTGAAGCTGCAAGAAATGGCATTGTCTTGCTCAAGAATACCGGCAAGTTGCTGCCTCTTTCCAAGGCGAAAACCAACTCCCTTGCTGTCATTGGTCATAATGCCAACAATGCTTATATTCTTCGTGGGAACTATGACGGTCCTCCTTGCAAATACATCGAAATACTCAAGGCGTTGGTTGGTTATGCAAAGTCAGTTCAGTACCAACAGGGTTGCAATGCGGCTAACTGCACGTTTGCTAACATTGATCAAGCTGTCAACATTGCAAGAAATGCAgattatgttgttttagtcaTGGGGTTGGATCAAACTCAAGAGAGGGAACAATTTGATCGCGATGACTTAGTGCTCCCGGGGCAGCAAGAAAATCTTATCAATAGTGTTGCTAAAGCTGCAAAGAAGCCTGTTATATTGGTGATTCTCTCAGGAGGTCCAGTTGATATTTCTTTCGCGAAATATAACCCTAAAATAGGAAGCATTTTGTGGGCTGGCTATCCTGGTGAAGCTGGAGGAATTGCTTTAGCTGAAATCATATTTGGTGAACATAATCCTG GGGGTAAATTACCTGTTACTTGGTATCCTCAAGCCTTTGTCAAAATACCAATGACAGATATGAGGATGAGACCTGATCCTAAAACTGGTTACCCTGGAAGAACATATCGATTCTACAAAGGTCCCAAAGTTTACGAGTTTGGATATGGTCTTAGCTACACTACTTACTCCTATGGATTCCACTCTGCCACTCCAAACACAATCCAGTTAAATCAATTATTATCTGTAAAGACAGTTGAAAATTCAGACTCAATCCGTTAcacgtctgtggatgaaatagGAAGTGACAACTGTGAGAAGGCGAAATTCTCAGCTCATGTTAGTGTGGAAAACTCAGGGGAAATGGATGGTAAGCATCCAGTACTACTTTTTGTGAAACAGGACAAAGCGCGAAATGGAAGTCCTATCAAACAGTTAGTTGGATTCCAAAGTGTAAGCTTGAAGGCAGGGGAAAATTCACAACTTGTGTTTGAGATCAGTCCTTGTGAACATCTTAGCAGTGCTAATGAAGATGGATTAATGATGATAGAAGAAGGATCGCGTTACCTTGTCGTTGGAGATGCTGAGCATCCTATTAACATCATGAtatga
- the LOC107017012 gene encoding probable beta-D-xylosidase 7 produces the protein MGLHKIIAITIIISFLSNTESTCLPFSCDTSNPDTIKFQFCNSSLPVDQRVDDLILRLNLDEKISQLGNSAPAIPRLNIPAYEWWSEALHGLSMEGLGVKFNGSIKAATQFPQIILTASTFDEHLWYRIAQAISREARAVYNAGELKGMTFWAPNVNILRDPRWGRAQETAGEDPMMVGKYAVAYVRGLQGDSFEGGKLKDGHLQASACCKHFAAQDLDYWNGHHRFTFDAQVTPQDMADSFQPPFKTCVEEGKATSLMCAYSRLNGVSNCANYDLLTATARGQWGFNGYIVSDCDAIRVMRDSHGYTAEDAVAASLKAGMDVNCGSFVANYTRLALEKKKLQESDIDRALRNIFSIRMRLGLFNGDPKQLEYGDISPAEICSQEHQDLSLEAAKNGIVLLKNSAKLLPLSKIKMTSLAIIGPKANDSELLLGNYAGIPCKKISLLQGFQGLVKNIGYHPGCNFVNCTSAAIDEAVDVAKKAQYVVLIMGLDQQVERENWDRVDLGLPGQQEILINAVAEAAVESVILVLVSGGPIDISFAKNHPKIGGILWIGYPGEGGAAAVTQILFGEHNPGGRLPVTWYPKDFIKVPMTDMNMRPNSSSGYPGRTYKFYKGQKVYEFGYGLSYTNYTYDIASVTHDKLYFINQTSSDKRRKHGSHIHNIAVSKFGSEVCNNAKISVKVVVRNKGKIGGIHPVLLFVRHSKVKNDEVPRKQLIGFKSVHLGAREKSKIKFIVSPCQHFSRANKHGISVIDEGKYYLVVGDKKYPVTVSI, from the exons ATGGGACTCCATAAAATTATTGCGATCACCATAATTATTTCCTTTCTCAGTAATACTGAATCAACTTGTCTTCCATTTTCATGTGATACATCCAATCCAGATACCATAAAATTTCAATTCTGTAATTCTTCATTGCCCGTCGATCAAAGGGTAGATGATCTCATTTTACGCCTGAATTTGGATGAGAAAATATCACAATTGGGTAACAGTGCACCAGCAATTCCGCGGCTTAATATCCCTGCTTATGAGTGGTGGTCGGAGGCGTTACATGGCCTATCGATGGAAGGATTAGGGGTGAAATTTAATGGAAGTATTAAAGCTGCAACTCAGTTCCCTCAGATCATTCTTACTGCTTCTACTTTTGATGAACATCTCTGGTATCGCATTGCTCAG GCAATTTCAAGAGAGGCAAGAGCAGTGTACAATGCAGGTGAACTAAAGGGAATGACATTTTGGGCACCAAATGTGAATATATTAAGGGATCCAAGATGGGGAAGAGCACAAGAAACAGCTGGGGAAGACCCGATGATGGTAGGAAAATACGCAGTGGCTTATGTAAGAGGACTTCAGGGGGATAGTTTTGAAGGTGGGAAGCTCAAAGATGGGCATCTTCAAGCTTCAGCTTGCTGCAAGCACTTTGCTGCTCAAGATTTGGATTACTGGAATGGTCACCATCGTTTCACCTTCGATGCTCAA GTTACACCACAGGATATGGCAGATTCATTTCAACCACCATTCAAGACTTGTGTGGAAGAAGGAAAAGCTACCAGTCTAATGTGTGCTTATAGTCGTCTCAATGGGGTCTCAAACTGCGCTAACTATGATCTCCTGACCGCAACTGCTCGCGGACAGTGGGGTTTCAACGG TTACATTGTATCAGATTGTGATGCAATTCGCGTTATGCGTGATTCCCATGGATACACAGCTGAAGATGCAGTTGCAGCTTCTCTAAAAGCTG GTATGGATGTAAACTGCGGTTCATTCGTGGCAAACTACACAAGATTAGCAttggagaagaagaaattaCAAGAATCTGATATAGACAGAGCTCTTCGCAATATTTTCTCCATTAGAATGAGGTTAGGATTATTCAATGGTGATCCAAAACAGCTGGAATACGGAGACATTTCTCCTGCAGAGATTTGTAGTCAAGAGCATCAAGATCTATCCCTTGAAGCAGCAAAAAATGGCATTGTCCTTCTAAAGAATTCTGCCAAACTCCTTCCACTTTCTAAGATAAAAATGACATCCCTTGCTATAATAGGTCCAAAAGCAAACGATTCCGAATTACTTTTAGGTAACTATGCAGGCATTCCCTGCAAAAAAATTTCGTTACTCCAAGGATTTCAAGGCCTTGTGAAAAACATAGGCTACCATCCAGGCTGCAATTTTGTCAACTGTACTTCTGCTGCAATAGATGAAGCAGTAGATGTTGCTAAAAAGGCTCAGTATGTTGTTTTAATAATGGGATTAGACCAGCAAGTGGAGAGGGAGAACTGGGATCGCGTAGATTTAGGACTACCTGGACAACAAGAGATTCTTATTAACGCAGTAGCCGAGGCTGCTGTAGAATCTGTTATACTAGTGTTAGTTAGTGGAGGTCCTATTGATATTTCTTTTGCCAAGAACCACCCGAAAATCGGAGGCATCTTGTGGATTGGTTATCCTGGAGAAGGTGGAGCAGCTGCAGTAACACAGATTCTTTTTGGTGAACATAATCCAG GGGGCAGGTTACCAGTAACATGGTATCCTAAGGACTTCATAAAAGTACCAATGACAGACATGAACATGAGGCCTAATTCATCGAGTGGATATCCAGGTCGAACTTACAAATTCTACAAAGGGCAAAAAGTTTATGAATTTGGCTATGGTCTTAGctacacaaattatacatacGACATCGCGTCTGTCACTCATGACAAACTCTATTTCATTAACCAAACATCATCAGACAAGAGAAGAAAACACggttcacatattcataatattgCAGTTTCGAAATTTGGATCAGAGGTTTGCAACAACGCGAAGATATCAGTTAAGGTTGTGGTGAGAAACAAGGGGAAAATAGGTGGTATACATCCTGTGTTGTTGTTTGTTAGGCATTCTAAAGTGAAGAATGATGAAGTTCCAAGAAAGCAGTTGATTGGATTCAAAAGTGTGCATTTAGGTGCaagagaaaaaagtaaaattaaatttattgtgAGCCCTTGTCAACACTTTAGCAGGGCTAATAAGCATGGTATATCAGTAATTGATGAAGGCAAATATTATCTTGTTGTGGGAGATAAGAAATATCCTGTTACTGTTTCTATATGA
- the LOC107015827 gene encoding probable beta-D-xylosidase 7 → MEQQITNKFTVMFIFFILVLLFLRAESTKPPFSCDSSNPNTSSYPFCNAALPIPQRVNDLVSRLTVDEKILQLVNGAPEIPRLGISAYEWWSEGLHGISRHGKGTLFNGTIKAATQFPQIILTASSFDENLWYRIAQAIGREARAVYNAGQLKGITLWAPNINILRDPRWGRGQETPGEDPMMVGKYGVAYVRGLQGDSFEGGKLKDGHLQTSACCKHFIAQDMDNWHNFSRYTFDAQVLKQDLADSYEPPFKDCVEQGKASSVMCAYNLVNGIPNCANFDLLTTTARGKWGLQGYIVSDCDAVDKMYSEQHYAKEPEDAVAATLKAGMDVNCGSHLKTYTRSALEKQKVKESDIDRALHNLFSVRMRLGLFNGDPSKLEYGDISAAEVCSEEHRALAVEAARSGSVLLKNSNRLLPLSKMKTTSLAVIGPKANDSEVLLGNYEGFSCKNVTLFQGLQGYVANTMYHPGCDFINCTSPAIDEAVNIAKKADHVVLVMGLDQTLEREKFDRTELGLPGMQEKLITSIAEAASKPVILVLMSGGPVDVTFAKDNPKIGGILWVGYPGEGGAAALAQILFGEHNPGGRSPVTWYPKEFNNVAMNDMRMRPESSSGYPGRTYRFYNGPKVFEFGYGLSYTNYSYTFASVSKNQLLFKNPKINKATEKGSVLNIAVSDVGPEVCNSAMITVKVAVKNQGEMAGKHPVLLFLKHSSTVDEVPKKTLIGFKSVNLEAGANTQVTFDVKPCEHFTRANRDGTLVIDEGKHFLLVGDQEYPVPVSL, encoded by the exons ATGGAACAGcaaataactaataaattcacCGTCATGTTTATCTTCTTCATTTTAGTGCTTCTTTTTCTCCGTGCTGAATCAACTAAACCTCCATTTTCATGTGACTCTTCAAACCCAAATACAAGTTCATATCCCTTCTGCAACGCTGCGTTACCAATCCCACAAAGGGTAAACGACCTCGTTTCGCGTCTCACTGTAGATGAGAAAATCTTACAGCTCGTTAATGGAGCGCCGGAAATACCTCGACTCGGTATCTCCGCTTATGAATGGTGGTCGGAAGGGTTACACGGCATTTCTAGGCATGGAAAGGGTACGCTTTTTAATGGAACCATTAAGGCGGCAACTCAATTCCCTCAGATCATTCTTACTGCTTCTTCTTTTGATGAAAATCTCTGGTATCGTATAGCTCAG GCAATTGGAAGAGAGGCAAGAGCAGTGTACAATGCAGGTCAGCTAAAGGGAATAACATTATGGGCACCAAATATAAACATACTCAGGGACCCAAGGTGGGGAAGAGGCCAAGAGACACCAGGGGAAGACCCTATGATGGTGGGAAAATATGGAGTGGCTTATGTAAGAGGACTTCAAGGGGATAGTTTTGAAGGTGGGAAGCTTAAAGATGGGCATCTTCAAACATCTGCTTGTTGTAAGCACTTCATTGCTCAAGATATGGATAATTGGCATAACTTCAGTCGTTACACCTTCGATGCTCAG GTCTTGAAGCAAGATTTGGCAGATTCGTATGAACCGCCCTTCAAGGATTGCGTGGAACAAGGGAAAGCCAGCAGTGTAATGTGTGCTTACAATCTTGTTAATGGGATCCCAAATTGTGCCAACTTTGATCTTTTGACAACTACTGCCCGTGGAAAATGGGGTCTCCAAGG GTACATCGTATCAGATTGTGATGCAGTTGACAAAATGTATTCCGAGCAACATTATGCTAAAGAACCTGAAGATGCAGTAGCTGCTACCCTCAAAGCTG GCATGGATGTGAATTGTGGTTCCCACTTGAAGACATACACAAGATCAGCTTTAGAGAAGCAGAAAGTAAAAGAATCTGACATAGACAGAGCTCTTCACAATCTCTTCTCCGTTAGAATGAGGCTAGGGCTGTTCAACGGTGACCCAAGTAAATTGGAATATGGAGACATTTCTGCAGCAGAGGTTTGTAGTGAAGAGCACCGGGCACTAGCTGTCGAAGCAGCAAGAAGTGGCAGTGTCCTTCTAAAAAATTCCAACAGGCTCCTTCCACTTTCAAAGATGAAAACAACATCCCTTGCTGTAATAGGTCCCAAAGCAAATGATTCTGAAGTACTTCTAGGTAACTATGAAGGCTTTTCTTGCAagaatgttacattattccAAGGGCTTCAGGGATATGTTGCAAACACAATGTACCATCCGGGCTGCGATTTCATCAACTGTACTTCTCCTGCAATAGATGAAGCGGTTAATATAGCAAAAAAAGCAGACCATGTTGTTCTAGTAATGGGATTAGACCAGACTCTTGAAAGAGAGAAGTTTGATAGGACAGAATTGGGGCTACCTGGTATGCAAGAGAAACTCATTACATCAATCGCCGAAGCTGCCTCAAAACCTGTTATACTGGTTTTGATGTCTGGAGGTCCAGTTGATGTAACTTTTGCAAAGGACAACCCAAAAATAGGAGGCATTTTGTGGGTTGGTTATCCTGGTGAGGGTGGAGCCGCTGCATTAGCACAGATACTTTTCGGTGAACACAATCCAG GGGGCAGATCACCAGTCACTTGGTACCCCAAGGAGTTCAACAATGTAGCAATGAACGACATGAGGATGCGACCTGAATCATCCAGTGGATATCCAGGGCGAACTTACAGATTCTACAATGGGCCAAAAGTTTTCGAATTTGGCTATGGTCTCAGCTACACTAATTACTCTTACACATTTGCCTCTGTCAGCAAAAACCAACTGCTTTTCAAGAACCCAAAGATCAACAAGGCAACTGAAAAAGGTTCTGTTCTGAACATTGCTGTATCAGACGTTGGACCAGAAGTATGTAACAGCGCGATGATAACAGTTAAAGTTGCGGTGAAAAACCAGGGAGAAATGGCTGGTAAGCACCCCGTGTTGTTGTTTCTGAAGCACTCTAGCACAGTGGATGAGGTTCCAAAAAAGACATTGATAGGATTCAAGAGTGTGAATTTGGAAGCAGGGGCAAATACACAAGTTACATTTGATGTGAAGCCTTGTGAGCACTTCACCAGGGCTAATCGAGATGGTACATTAGTTATCGATGAAGGGAAACATTTCCTTCTTGTGGGAGATCAGGAGTATCCTGTTCCTGTATCTCTATGA
- the LOC107015849 gene encoding cyclin-H1-1-like, whose amino-acid sequence MADFVTSTHRTKWIFTPQDIKHKYKVANHRAKQALEKYGTTRMEVDIDGSFSYAESQNDAKDNAEKRPKPLKVEEEQLLKAFYEFKIQDVCDAFKFPRKIQATALIYFKRFYLQWSVMEHHPKDIMLTCIYAACKAEENHVSAEELGKGIGQDHHVILNNEMLVFQSLGFDLIVYSPYRALEGFISDLEEFCGAKDEDQLVALKGSLDTARTEADKIMRSDGPLLFPPGQLALTALHRANAVHSIFDFERYLRSVLSRYQPAHAISELTGSINAIDSLIGKLLTPTSKDVKHVDRKLKSCLDPGSHDKSKKRKHRSKDSSHEATDLY is encoded by the exons ATGGCTGATTTTGTGACATCTACTCATAGAACCAAGTGGATTTTTACTCCCCAAGATATT AAACATAAGTATAAAGTTGCTAATCACAGAGCGAAACAAGCACTGGAGAAG TATGGAACAACGCGAATGGAAGTTGATATTGATGGGTCGTTCTCGTATGCTGAAAGCCAAAATGACGCCAAAGATAATG CTGAAAAGCGTCCTAAACCACTCAAGGTTGAAGAAGAACAACTTCTAAAGGCTTTCTACGAGTTCAAAATTCAAGACGTCTGTGATGCCTTTAAGTTCCCACGTAAGATTCAG GCGACAGctctcatttattttaagaGGTTTTATCTACAATGGTCCGTGATGGAACATCACCCCAAAGACATTAT GTTAACCTGCATATATGCAGCTTGCAAGGCAGAGGAAAACCATGTATCAGCTGAGGAGCTTGGGAAGGGTATTGGACAGGATCATCATGTAATCCTCAACAATGAGATGCTGGTTTTCCAG AGTCTAGGATTTGATCTAATTGTTTACTCTCCATATCGTGCTCTTGAAGGTTTTATCAGTGATTTAGAG GAATTCTGTGGAGCTAAAGATGAAGACCAGCTTGTGGCTCTGAAG GGTTCACTTGATACTGCTAGGACTGAAGCAGATAAGATTATGCGTTCTGATGGACCACTTCTTTTCCCACCTGGGCAG TTGGCATTGACAGCTTTACATAGAGCTAACGCAGTGCATAGCATATTTGATTTTGAGAG GTACCTAAGAAGTGTCCTATCACGTTATCAGCCAGCTCATGCCATTTCAGAACTTACTGGTTCTATAAATGCCATTGATTCTTTG ATTGGTAAACTTTTGACTCCGACCTCCAAAGATGTGAAGCACGTTGATCGGAAACTCAAATCATGTCTTGATCCGGGTTCACATGACAA GAGTAAAAAAAGGAAGCATAGATCCAAAGATAGCTCACATGAGGCTACTGACTTATATTGA